A stretch of the Agromyces larvae genome encodes the following:
- a CDS encoding ATP-dependent DNA ligase, with the protein MDLPVMPPVKPMLAKSVKEIPDVRHVEPKWDGFRTIVFRDGDEVELGSRNEKPMTRYFPELVEELRRNLPERCVVDGEIVLVRDGRLDFEALQQRIHPATSRVTLLAEQTPASFVAFDLLALGDDDLTGRPFRERRRQLEAALAEASDPVFVTPSTGDLDVARDWFTRFEGAGLDGVVAKPLDGAYQPDKRTMFKIKHERTADCVVAGYRWHKTGPIVGSLLLGLWGDDGRLHHVGVAASFSMVRRAELVDELAPLVETDWSQHPWGAWADQEAHATNRMPGAVSRWSTGKDLSFVPLRPERVVEVAYDHMEGDRFRHTAQFRRWRPDRDPESCTYAQLDAPDGLDLGEILTLDRAR; encoded by the coding sequence ATGGACCTGCCGGTGATGCCGCCCGTCAAGCCGATGCTGGCCAAGTCGGTGAAGGAGATCCCCGACGTCCGCCACGTCGAGCCGAAGTGGGACGGCTTCCGCACGATCGTGTTCCGCGACGGCGACGAGGTCGAGCTCGGCAGCCGCAACGAGAAGCCGATGACCAGGTACTTCCCCGAGCTCGTCGAGGAGCTGCGCCGCAACCTGCCGGAGCGCTGCGTGGTCGACGGCGAGATCGTGCTGGTGCGCGACGGCCGGCTCGACTTCGAGGCGTTGCAGCAGCGCATCCATCCGGCGACGAGCCGCGTGACGCTGCTGGCCGAGCAGACGCCCGCGTCGTTCGTCGCGTTCGACCTGCTCGCGCTCGGCGACGACGACCTCACCGGTCGGCCGTTCCGCGAGCGGCGCCGGCAGCTCGAGGCGGCGCTCGCCGAGGCATCCGACCCCGTCTTCGTCACCCCCTCGACCGGTGACCTCGACGTCGCCCGCGACTGGTTCACCCGCTTCGAGGGCGCCGGTCTCGACGGTGTCGTGGCGAAGCCGCTCGACGGCGCGTACCAGCCCGACAAGCGCACGATGTTCAAGATCAAGCACGAGCGCACCGCCGACTGCGTGGTCGCCGGGTACCGGTGGCACAAGACCGGGCCGATCGTCGGGTCGCTGCTGCTGGGCCTCTGGGGCGACGACGGCCGGCTGCATCATGTGGGCGTCGCGGCGTCCTTCTCGATGGTGCGGCGCGCCGAGCTCGTCGACGAGCTCGCACCGCTCGTCGAGACCGACTGGTCGCAGCATCCGTGGGGTGCCTGGGCCGACCAGGAGGCGCACGCGACGAACCGCATGCCGGGCGCGGTGAGCCGCTGGAGCACCGGCAAGGACCTCTCGTTCGTGCCGCTGCGGCCCGAACGCGTCGTCGAGGTCGCGTACGACCACATGGAGGGCGATCGGTTCCGGCACACCGCGCAGTTCCGCAGGTGGCGGCCCGACCGCGACCCCGAGTCGTGCACGTACGCGCAGCTCGACGCGCCCGACGGCCTCGACCTGGGGGAGATCCTGACGCTCGACCGGGCCCGCTGA
- a CDS encoding TMEM175 family protein — MSTAEGAGARATARYDRDSVEFSRAVAFFDAAYAFALTLLVVNIDPPPAEDWATPARWVTSGLGWQFFGFAVSFIVIAVFWRVNHRLGSEFTGFSSGTITANLVALALIVFIPFSTQGISDPATADEPLAVAVYAVNISVAVMAQSAVYLVARRDRLLRHPLPRRADTVNLIDAMSTPAVFLLSIPVAYLWGAEWGRWCWLLLIVVGPISGRWAARRVARIVSEERPAPPPAPSS; from the coding sequence GTGAGCACAGCCGAGGGGGCCGGCGCGCGCGCCACCGCCCGCTACGACCGCGACAGCGTCGAGTTCTCGCGCGCCGTCGCGTTCTTCGACGCCGCCTACGCGTTCGCCCTCACCCTGCTGGTCGTGAACATCGACCCGCCGCCGGCCGAGGATTGGGCGACGCCGGCGCGCTGGGTGACGAGCGGGCTCGGCTGGCAGTTCTTCGGGTTCGCGGTGAGCTTCATCGTGATCGCCGTCTTCTGGCGGGTGAACCATCGCCTCGGAAGCGAGTTCACCGGATTCTCGAGCGGCACGATCACCGCGAACCTGGTCGCGCTCGCGCTGATCGTGTTCATCCCGTTCTCGACGCAGGGCATCAGCGACCCCGCCACCGCCGACGAGCCGCTCGCGGTCGCCGTCTACGCGGTGAACATCAGCGTCGCCGTCATGGCGCAGAGCGCCGTCTATCTGGTCGCGCGCCGCGACCGGCTGCTGCGGCACCCGCTCCCCCGACGGGCCGACACCGTGAACCTCATCGACGCGATGTCGACGCCGGCGGTGTTCCTGCTCTCGATCCCGGTCGCCTACCTGTGGGGCGCGGAATGGGGTCGCTGGTGCTGGCTGCTGCTCATCGTCGTCGGCCCGATCAGCGGGCGCTGGGCCGCACGCCGCGTCGCGCGGATCGTCAGCGAGGAGCGCCCGGCACCGCCGCCAGCTCCATCGTCATGA
- a CDS encoding GNAT family N-acetyltransferase: MTDLAIPDRSITIERGDLADPRTLRLLADHLADMHAESPPESVHALDVSGLAAPNVTFWVIAAGDDLLGCVALKELDPGHGELKSMRTDAAARGLGLGARLLEHVLDEARRRGYSRMSLETGPQDFFRPARRLYAKYGFTECGPFADYGPDPLSVFMTMELAAVPGAPR, translated from the coding sequence GTGACCGACCTCGCCATTCCCGATCGCAGCATCACCATCGAGCGGGGCGATCTCGCCGACCCGCGCACCCTGCGTCTGCTCGCCGACCACCTCGCCGACATGCACGCCGAGTCGCCGCCCGAGAGCGTGCACGCGCTCGACGTGTCGGGGCTCGCCGCACCGAACGTGACGTTCTGGGTGATCGCGGCCGGCGACGACCTGCTCGGGTGCGTGGCCCTGAAGGAGCTCGATCCGGGCCACGGCGAGCTGAAGTCGATGCGCACGGATGCCGCGGCGCGCGGCCTCGGGCTCGGTGCGCGTCTGCTCGAGCACGTGCTCGACGAGGCCCGCCGTCGCGGGTACTCGCGGATGAGCCTCGAGACGGGTCCGCAGGACTTCTTCCGTCCGGCGCGGCGGTTGTACGCGAAGTACGGCTTCACCGAGTGCGGGCCGTTCGCCGATTACGGGCCCGACCCGTTGAGCGTGTTCATGACGATGGAGCTGGCGGCGGTGCCGGGCGCTCCTCGCTGA
- a CDS encoding lactonase family protein: MSGTRFWIGASTIGALGAAARGVRRLEVADDGTAVLGEPVEVGPNPMFLARRGDTVAIVHELADGLVSTWRLDGGTLAPLAPTAPTGAADPCHVAFDETGRFALTANYSGSRVTAHRAGADAALVSAVDFTGSGPRADRQEAPHPHQIVPDPARDRVLVPDLGADRVRVVRLDADGGLVHEASADLVLHAGAGPRHLVVVDDVAIVANELDRTVSVVDLASGEEVSTAPLGPDVAPRGLGASTIRMTRSGVVLVGDRDLDGVQALRYEASDRSLTHVGSLATGGRHPRDLELTADERHLVVADQGSDSLAIVALDAAGVPVSVVASIATEAPACVLRA, from the coding sequence ATGAGCGGCACGAGGTTCTGGATCGGCGCGTCGACGATCGGTGCACTGGGTGCCGCGGCACGGGGCGTGCGGCGGCTCGAGGTCGCCGACGACGGCACGGCCGTGCTGGGCGAGCCGGTCGAGGTCGGCCCGAACCCGATGTTCCTCGCCCGGCGCGGCGACACGGTCGCGATCGTGCACGAGCTCGCCGACGGACTCGTCTCGACGTGGCGGCTCGACGGCGGAACCCTCGCCCCGCTGGCCCCGACCGCACCCACCGGCGCGGCCGACCCGTGCCACGTCGCGTTCGACGAGACCGGCCGGTTCGCGCTCACGGCGAACTACTCCGGCAGCCGGGTGACGGCCCACCGTGCCGGAGCCGACGCCGCGCTCGTCTCCGCCGTCGACTTCACCGGCAGCGGCCCGCGCGCCGACCGGCAGGAGGCCCCGCATCCGCACCAGATCGTGCCCGACCCCGCCCGCGATCGCGTGCTCGTGCCCGACCTGGGCGCCGACCGGGTTCGCGTGGTGCGGCTCGACGCCGACGGCGGGCTCGTGCACGAGGCATCCGCCGACCTCGTGCTGCACGCCGGAGCCGGCCCGCGGCACCTGGTCGTCGTCGACGACGTCGCGATCGTGGCGAACGAGCTGGACCGCACCGTCAGCGTCGTCGACCTCGCCTCCGGCGAGGAGGTCTCGACCGCTCCGCTCGGGCCGGACGTCGCGCCGCGCGGGCTCGGCGCATCCACGATCCGGATGACCCGGAGCGGCGTCGTGCTCGTCGGCGACCGCGATCTCGACGGCGTGCAGGCGCTGCGCTACGAGGCATCCGACCGCTCGCTCACCCACGTCGGCTCGCTCGCGACCGGAGGCCGCCACCCGCGCGACCTCGAGCTCACCGCCGACGAGCGCCATCTCGTCGTCGCCGACCAGGGCTCGGACTCGCTCGCGATCGTCGCTCTCGACGCCGCGGGCGTGCCGGTCTCGGTCGTCGCGTCGATCGCGACCGAAGCGCCCGCCTGCGTGCTGCGCGCCTGA
- a CDS encoding CHAP domain-containing protein: MSGDDIGGAQPSRRDLRRAESSGTRAAGGAPAGFSGPTSGAHPARRDLRATPPPMPLASQPAAPQPYANRAGVAQPAVQPGPAQPAAAPLFSPQPTPPRPTVPPANPVPQANTVPPAAPRPGSVPNFDVTPQPRTAPRPGLAPRSTAALQPSAAAEFDLLAKPEAPQPSPHVSRAEARRAEASRAGGVASAPVASRAEQRRSDTSRPMPTATSATSAPSTPSTSAPSPATVPAAAPASAVPSVSAASASAAAPATSAASATTAASASAAPAASAPAASTPPAAPAAPSHSVRPARPVAERRRRNGPARVFATVLVVPAIVGTVALPAYAFAPGTGAGGPSSFFRNTLAGAQALDVSILASEGAVSTDAYAVTTKAEIDRIAAEQEAADQAAWAASVANHSGAYYTPAQQAEGDDYPWWDQTPDDYGGGLSPLRYYFRECVDFVAWRMNRDQGVTSAPWKWDWSNLASGSAYAWADEWVSRGRQTSSEPIVGAVAWFPYNHVAYVQAVNGDGTVTIEEYNQNSDHSYHVRTIPVGSALYLYPPA, from the coding sequence TTGAGCGGTGACGACATCGGCGGCGCCCAGCCGTCGAGGCGTGATCTGCGCCGCGCCGAGTCGTCGGGAACCCGTGCTGCGGGCGGTGCGCCCGCTGGGTTCTCCGGTCCGACCTCGGGCGCCCACCCCGCCCGCCGAGACCTGCGTGCCACGCCGCCGCCGATGCCGCTGGCATCGCAGCCGGCCGCGCCGCAGCCGTACGCGAACCGGGCGGGCGTCGCCCAGCCGGCCGTACAGCCGGGCCCCGCGCAGCCGGCCGCTGCGCCGCTGTTCTCGCCGCAGCCGACTCCTCCGCGGCCGACCGTGCCGCCGGCGAACCCCGTGCCGCAGGCGAACACCGTTCCGCCCGCTGCGCCGCGACCCGGTTCGGTGCCGAACTTCGACGTGACGCCGCAGCCCCGCACCGCACCGAGGCCGGGCCTCGCGCCGCGCTCGACGGCCGCGCTGCAGCCGAGCGCCGCCGCGGAGTTCGACCTGCTCGCGAAGCCCGAGGCGCCGCAGCCGTCCCCGCACGTCTCGCGGGCCGAAGCTCGTCGTGCCGAGGCCTCGCGGGCGGGCGGCGTCGCATCGGCGCCGGTCGCCTCGCGCGCCGAGCAACGACGATCGGATACCTCGCGGCCGATGCCGACCGCGACGTCGGCGACGTCGGCGCCGTCGACGCCGTCGACGTCGGCGCCGTCGCCCGCCACCGTGCCGGCCGCAGCGCCTGCCTCCGCGGTGCCGTCTGTCTCCGCAGCGTCTGCGTCCGCGGCGGCGCCTGCAACCTCGGCGGCGTCTGCAACCACGGCGGCGTCTGCGTCCGCGGCACCGGCCGCTTCAGCCCCCGCTGCCTCGACCCCACCCGCCGCACCGGCGGCTCCGTCGCATTCCGTCCGTCCCGCCCGTCCCGTCGCCGAGCGTCGGCGGCGCAACGGCCCGGCGAGGGTCTTCGCGACCGTGCTCGTGGTGCCCGCGATCGTCGGCACGGTGGCGCTGCCGGCCTACGCGTTCGCACCGGGCACGGGTGCCGGCGGCCCGTCGAGCTTCTTCCGCAACACGCTCGCCGGAGCGCAGGCGTTGGACGTCTCGATCCTCGCCAGCGAGGGGGCGGTGTCGACCGATGCCTACGCGGTGACGACGAAGGCCGAGATCGACCGCATCGCCGCCGAGCAGGAGGCCGCCGATCAGGCGGCGTGGGCGGCGAGCGTCGCCAACCACTCGGGCGCGTATTACACCCCGGCTCAGCAGGCCGAGGGCGACGACTATCCCTGGTGGGACCAGACGCCCGACGACTACGGCGGCGGGTTGTCTCCGCTGCGGTACTACTTCCGCGAGTGCGTCGACTTCGTCGCGTGGCGCATGAATCGCGACCAGGGCGTGACCTCGGCGCCGTGGAAATGGGACTGGTCGAACCTCGCGTCGGGCAGCGCCTACGCGTGGGCCGACGAGTGGGTGTCGCGCGGCCGGCAGACCAGCAGTGAGCCGATCGTCGGTGCGGTCGCCTGGTTCCCGTACAACCACGTCGCGTACGTGCAGGCGGTGAACGGCGACGGCACGGTCACGATCGAGGAGTACAACCAGAACAGCGACCACTCGTACCACGTGCGCACCATTCCGGTGGGGTCGGCGCTATACCTCTACCCGCCCGCGTAG
- a CDS encoding HNH endonuclease yields the protein MRTLVLNAGYEPLAVVSFKRALLLVMHQKATVIVRDDDHPVLGTSGPWDRPSVIVLTRYVRPPRMAHIPVSRRGVLRRDEHRCAYCGKSAATIDHVLPRSRGGRDTWENLVACCLRCNNAKGDHTPAEMGWDLRFTPQMPHGHDWVVRGFERPLPQWGEYLQAA from the coding sequence GTGCGCACACTCGTGCTGAACGCGGGCTATGAACCGCTCGCCGTCGTCTCGTTCAAGCGGGCGCTCCTGCTCGTCATGCACCAGAAAGCCACCGTCATCGTCCGCGACGACGACCACCCGGTCCTCGGCACCAGCGGCCCGTGGGACCGCCCGAGCGTCATCGTGCTGACCCGGTACGTGAGACCGCCGCGGATGGCGCACATCCCGGTGAGCCGGCGCGGCGTGCTGCGCCGCGACGAGCACCGGTGCGCGTATTGCGGCAAGTCCGCGGCGACGATCGACCACGTGCTGCCGCGCTCGCGTGGCGGCCGCGACACCTGGGAGAACCTGGTCGCGTGCTGCCTGCGCTGCAACAACGCGAAGGGCGACCACACGCCGGCCGAGATGGGGTGGGACCTGCGGTTCACGCCGCAGATGCCGCACGGACACGATTGGGTCGTGCGCGGATTCGAGCGACCGCTGCCGCAGTGGGGCGAGTATCTGCAAGCCGCGTGA
- a CDS encoding C40 family peptidase: protein MARSPWRRLRGTGPRRSLRSTAKAAKTRTAPQIPLAPADTGPESPAVADLGAAVRAGRRTAEATPALASTRRLRRGGVANVAVMAISAGIVGTLAIPAYAFAPGSNGPQFAESAEARLTKANPQSVEVAEDVIAAPVTTDGLATTTGDEIRAAAEAAAAAEAARQAAEAQMASYAAGYTGPSVSDLLANPPYPSYDLAAVYNVATQYIGTPYVYGGATPAGFDCSGFVMYVFAQFGISLPHSSAGQGAAGSTIAESAAVPGDLVIMSGHDGFYAGGGMILHAPYEGASVRIQPIWTSDYRIVRIGV from the coding sequence TTGGCTCGTTCCCCCTGGCGCCGCCTCCGCGGCACCGGCCCCCGGCGATCGCTCCGATCGACCGCCAAGGCCGCGAAGACCCGAACCGCCCCCCAGATCCCCCTCGCCCCGGCCGACACCGGGCCCGAATCGCCCGCCGTCGCCGACCTCGGTGCCGCCGTGCGCGCCGGACGCCGCACCGCCGAGGCGACCCCCGCGCTCGCGTCGACCCGGCGGTTGCGCCGCGGCGGCGTCGCGAACGTCGCCGTGATGGCGATCTCGGCCGGCATCGTCGGCACGCTCGCGATCCCCGCGTACGCGTTCGCGCCCGGCAGCAACGGGCCGCAGTTCGCCGAATCGGCCGAGGCCCGTCTCACCAAGGCCAACCCGCAGTCGGTCGAGGTGGCCGAGGACGTGATCGCCGCACCGGTGACCACCGACGGACTCGCCACCACGACGGGCGACGAGATCCGCGCCGCCGCCGAAGCGGCGGCCGCCGCCGAGGCCGCCCGCCAGGCCGCCGAGGCGCAGATGGCGTCGTACGCGGCCGGATACACCGGGCCGTCCGTGAGCGACCTCCTCGCGAACCCGCCGTACCCGTCGTACGACCTCGCCGCGGTGTACAACGTCGCAACGCAGTACATCGGCACCCCGTACGTCTACGGCGGCGCGACGCCGGCCGGCTTCGACTGCTCGGGCTTCGTCATGTACGTGTTCGCGCAGTTCGGCATCTCGCTGCCGCACTCGTCCGCGGGTCAGGGGGCGGCGGGCAGCACGATCGCGGAGTCGGCAGCGGTGCCGGGCGACCTGGTCATCATGTCCGGTCACGACGGCTTCTACGCTGGCGGCGGGATGATCCTGCACGCGCCGTACGAGGGCGCATCGGTGCGCATCCAGCCGATCTGGACGAGCGACTACCGCATCGTGCGCATCGGCGTGTGA
- a CDS encoding metal-dependent transcriptional regulator: MTDLIDTTEMYLRTILDLEEEGIVPLRARISERLGHSGPTVSQTVARMERDGLVVVSDDRHLELTPSGRSKAVHVMRKHRLAERLLADVIGLDWEYVHDEACRWEHVMSEQVERRLVELLGGPTESPYGNPIPGLEELGLPPAERFLHGVRNLLDTLSDTDQPVRGVVRRLAEPVQFDPELLAQLKEAGIVPGATAEFSPAGSYVRVTVEGVEGGLELPTEVAGHLFIGD; this comes from the coding sequence GTGACCGATCTCATCGACACGACCGAGATGTATCTGCGGACCATCCTCGACCTCGAGGAGGAGGGCATCGTGCCCCTCCGTGCGCGCATCTCGGAGCGGCTCGGGCACTCCGGGCCGACCGTGTCGCAGACCGTCGCCCGCATGGAGCGCGACGGCCTGGTCGTCGTCTCCGACGACCGTCATCTCGAGCTCACTCCCTCGGGCCGCAGCAAGGCCGTGCACGTCATGCGCAAGCACCGGCTGGCCGAGCGTCTGCTGGCCGACGTGATCGGGCTCGACTGGGAGTACGTGCACGACGAGGCCTGCCGCTGGGAGCACGTGATGAGCGAACAGGTCGAGCGCCGGCTCGTCGAACTGCTCGGCGGGCCGACGGAGTCGCCCTACGGCAACCCGATCCCCGGGCTCGAGGAGCTGGGCCTGCCGCCTGCCGAGCGCTTCCTGCACGGCGTGCGCAACCTGCTCGACACGCTCTCCGACACCGATCAGCCCGTGCGCGGCGTGGTGCGTCGACTCGCCGAGCCGGTGCAGTTCGACCCCGAACTGCTGGCCCAGCTGAAGGAGGCGGGCATCGTGCCGGGGGCGACGGCCGAGTTCAGCCCGGCCGGCAGCTACGTGCGGGTGACGGTCGAGGGCGTCGAGGGCGGTCTCGAACTGCCCACCGAGGTGGCCGGGCACCTGTTCATCGGCGACTGA
- the serC gene encoding phosphoserine transaminase translates to MPSLVIPSDLLPADGRFGCGPSKVRPSQLAHLAAVGPALLGTSHRQAPVKQLVGRVREGLADLFALPDGYEVVLGNGGSTAFWDMAAFGLIERRAQLCAFGEFGSKFAAAANAPWLEAPDVRTAAAGTRSEPQAVAGVDVYAWPHNETSTGVMAPVRRVAGDDGALTVIDATSAAGGVAVDATEFDAYYFAPQKNFASDGGLWFALLSPAAVERIERVAASGRYIPEFLSLKNAVDNSRLNQTLNTPALATLLLMENQLEWMNAEGGLAWADARTRESSSLLYAWAEASPVATPFVADPDHRSQVVVTIDFDEAIDAAAIAKVLRENGVVDTEPYRKLGRNQLRVATFTAIEPDDVRALTASIDYVLERIG, encoded by the coding sequence ATGCCGAGCCTCGTCATTCCCAGCGACCTCCTGCCCGCCGACGGACGATTCGGCTGCGGCCCGTCGAAGGTGCGCCCGTCGCAGCTCGCCCACCTCGCGGCGGTCGGCCCCGCGCTGCTCGGCACCTCGCACCGCCAGGCTCCCGTCAAGCAACTCGTGGGCCGGGTGCGCGAGGGCCTCGCCGACCTGTTCGCCCTGCCCGACGGCTATGAGGTCGTCCTCGGCAACGGCGGCTCGACCGCCTTCTGGGACATGGCCGCCTTCGGGTTGATCGAGCGTCGCGCGCAGCTGTGCGCCTTCGGCGAGTTCGGCTCGAAGTTCGCCGCGGCGGCGAACGCCCCGTGGCTCGAGGCGCCCGACGTGCGCACCGCGGCGGCCGGCACCCGCAGCGAGCCCCAGGCGGTCGCCGGCGTCGACGTCTACGCCTGGCCGCACAACGAGACCTCGACCGGGGTGATGGCTCCGGTGCGCCGGGTCGCGGGCGACGACGGTGCGCTCACCGTGATCGACGCGACCAGCGCGGCGGGCGGCGTCGCCGTCGACGCGACCGAGTTCGACGCCTACTACTTCGCCCCGCAGAAGAACTTCGCCTCGGACGGCGGGCTCTGGTTCGCGCTGCTGTCGCCCGCGGCGGTCGAGCGCATCGAACGCGTGGCGGCGAGCGGACGCTACATCCCCGAGTTCCTGTCGCTGAAGAACGCGGTCGACAACTCGCGGCTGAACCAGACGCTGAACACGCCCGCCCTCGCCACCCTGCTGCTCATGGAGAACCAGCTCGAGTGGATGAACGCCGAGGGCGGCCTGGCCTGGGCCGACGCGCGGACGCGCGAGAGCTCGTCGCTGCTGTACGCCTGGGCCGAGGCGTCGCCGGTCGCGACGCCGTTCGTCGCGGACCCCGACCACCGCTCGCAGGTCGTCGTGACGATCGACTTCGACGAGGCGATCGACGCGGCCGCGATCGCCAAGGTGCTGCGCGAGAACGGCGTCGTCGACACCGAGCCGTACCGCAAGCTCGGCCGCAATCAGCTGCGGGTGGCGACCTTCACGGCGATCGAGCCCGACGACGTGCGGGCCCTCACCGCCTCCATCGACTACGTGCTCGAGCGGATCGGCTGA
- a CDS encoding DUF2530 domain-containing protein, protein MRLWLSESERRPDPAPARADARKALLAGTVLWALALVASLIFAGALASAGLGWVGVTCWVGVALGLAGLVVVQVSRRRRRQSTDASGSAPTSD, encoded by the coding sequence GTGCGCCTCTGGCTCAGCGAGAGCGAGCGCCGGCCCGACCCGGCCCCCGCGCGAGCCGACGCGCGCAAGGCGCTGCTGGCCGGCACGGTGCTCTGGGCGCTCGCGCTCGTCGCGTCGCTGATCTTCGCGGGTGCGCTGGCGTCGGCCGGCCTGGGCTGGGTGGGCGTCACCTGCTGGGTCGGGGTCGCGCTCGGCCTCGCCGGCCTCGTCGTCGTGCAGGTCTCGCGACGGCGGCGGCGTCAGTCGACGGATGCCTCGGGCTCGGCGCCGACCTCGGACTGA
- a CDS encoding DUF3027 domain-containing protein produces MPEPEESVATDDAQPAPVADDVLLASAALAQRALLEVTPPETVGSVIGHVVEGEHVLTLLFAADLSGYPGWHWSVTLARVEGAEPTVLETELMPGDRALLAPEWVPWSERLAEYRAAQAAAAVGAAGDDSGSAEGDLDDGDFGDADLDEGSDPADADEGDEFDDDDADDDFGDEDAHEFDGIDIDVLDESDDPFEVGAPVEVHASVEGGEDPDQSEVGAEPEASVD; encoded by the coding sequence ATGCCTGAGCCCGAGGAGTCCGTCGCGACCGACGACGCGCAACCCGCCCCGGTGGCCGATGACGTGCTGCTCGCGTCGGCGGCGCTCGCGCAGCGTGCGCTGCTCGAGGTCACCCCGCCCGAGACGGTCGGGTCGGTGATCGGCCACGTGGTCGAGGGCGAGCACGTGCTCACGCTGCTGTTCGCGGCCGATCTCTCGGGGTACCCGGGGTGGCACTGGAGCGTGACGCTCGCGCGGGTCGAGGGCGCCGAGCCGACCGTGCTCGAGACCGAGCTCATGCCGGGCGACCGGGCGCTGCTCGCGCCCGAGTGGGTGCCGTGGTCCGAGCGTCTGGCCGAGTATCGCGCCGCCCAGGCGGCGGCCGCCGTCGGCGCGGCCGGCGATGACTCCGGATCGGCCGAGGGCGATCTCGACGACGGCGACTTCGGCGACGCCGATCTCGACGAGGGTTCCGACCCGGCCGACGCCGATGAGGGCGACGAGTTCGATGATGACGACGCCGACGACGACTTCGGCGACGAGGATGCGCACGAGTTCGACGGCATCGACATCGACGTGCTCGACGAATCCGACGACCCGTTCGAGGTCGGCGCACCGGTCGAGGTCCACGCATCGGTCGAGGGCGGCGAGGATCCCGATCAGTCCGAGGTCGGCGCCGAGCCCGAGGCATCCGTCGACTGA
- a CDS encoding cold-shock protein has translation MPTGRVKFYDEEKGFGFISTDDGQEVFLHASALPTGATVRSGTRLEFGIADGKRGAQALSVRVLEAPVSLTKINRRSADDMAVVVEDLVKWLDAAGTDLRRGRYPDKARGRQIAALLRKVADELDA, from the coding sequence ATGCCCACCGGCAGGGTCAAGTTCTACGACGAGGAGAAGGGCTTCGGCTTCATCAGCACCGATGACGGCCAGGAGGTCTTCCTTCACGCGTCCGCGCTGCCCACCGGAGCCACGGTGCGCAGCGGCACACGACTCGAGTTCGGCATCGCCGACGGCAAGCGCGGTGCGCAGGCGCTGTCGGTGCGCGTGCTCGAAGCGCCGGTGAGCCTCACCAAGATCAACCGCCGGTCCGCCGACGACATGGCCGTCGTGGTCGAAGACCTCGTGAAGTGGCTCGACGCGGCCGGCACCGACCTGCGCCGGGGCCGCTACCCCGACAAGGCGCGCGGCCGGCAGATCGCGGCGCTGCTGCGCAAGGTGGCGGACGAACTGGATGCCTGA
- a CDS encoding multidrug ABC transporter ATPase, whose product MSSQSPVVEHRSERILAYMVAGTVGLSIVAFFAVMIGTLVNANRPDWLQEGIWPFVVMLPWFGLPIGFLLLIALLIVNGVRRARESRGSA is encoded by the coding sequence GTGTCCTCCCAGAGTCCCGTCGTCGAACACCGCAGCGAGCGGATCCTCGCGTACATGGTCGCCGGCACCGTCGGCCTCTCGATCGTCGCCTTCTTCGCGGTGATGATCGGCACGCTCGTGAACGCGAATCGGCCCGACTGGCTGCAGGAGGGCATCTGGCCGTTCGTCGTGATGCTGCCGTGGTTCGGGTTGCCGATCGGGTTCCTGCTGCTCATCGCACTCCTCATCGTGAACGGCGTCCGGCGGGCGCGCGAGTCACGGGGATCGGCCTGA